One Gloeobacter morelensis MG652769 DNA window includes the following coding sequences:
- the budA gene encoding acetolactate decarboxylase, with product MEGKHSIHCKISEALRRAIDRRCADTGQTLQQVVCEALEQYLLLEGHTLFQTSTVGALIEGVDEGTTTIEQLKAHGDFGIGTFDHLDGEMIELEGKVFQIRSDGHAYPASNPQKTPFATVAFWQPDVTVGLCEPLDYPGLQAFLDRLIPERNLFQAIKIEGRFSRLKTRSVARQPEHTRLAEAAASQAEFEFRDIEGTLAGFWTPPFAAGINVPGYHLHFISAARKLGGHLLECTIDQVTVQVHHTPELHLAVPRSPEFQRADLAADTGAELDRAEK from the coding sequence ATGGAAGGCAAGCACTCCATTCACTGCAAAATTTCCGAGGCGCTGCGGCGGGCCATCGACCGGCGCTGCGCGGACACCGGCCAAACCCTCCAGCAAGTCGTTTGCGAGGCGCTCGAGCAGTACCTGCTGCTCGAGGGCCACACCCTGTTTCAAACTTCGACGGTGGGCGCTCTGATCGAAGGTGTTGACGAAGGGACGACCACCATCGAGCAACTCAAAGCCCACGGCGACTTCGGCATCGGCACCTTCGACCATCTCGACGGCGAAATGATCGAACTGGAGGGCAAGGTCTTCCAGATCCGCTCCGATGGTCATGCCTACCCCGCAAGCAATCCCCAAAAGACCCCCTTTGCAACGGTCGCCTTCTGGCAGCCGGATGTGACGGTCGGGCTGTGCGAACCGCTCGATTATCCGGGTTTGCAGGCGTTTCTCGATAGGCTCATCCCCGAGCGCAATTTGTTCCAGGCGATCAAAATCGAGGGCCGCTTTTCCCGCCTTAAGACCCGCTCGGTGGCCCGACAACCGGAACACACTCGCCTCGCCGAAGCCGCCGCGAGTCAGGCAGAGTTTGAATTTCGCGATATCGAGGGCACCCTGGCCGGCTTCTGGACGCCGCCTTTTGCGGCGGGGATCAACGTACCCGGCTATCACCTGCACTTTATCAGCGCCGCTCGCAAACTTGGCGGCCACTTGCTTGAGTGCACGATCGATCAAGTAACCGTGCAGGTGCACCACACCCCCGAGCTGCACCTGGCGGTGCCGCGCTCCCCGGAATTTCAGCGGGCCGACTTGGCTGCAGACACCGGCGCGGAACTGGACCGGGCCGAGAAATAG
- a CDS encoding tetratricopeptide repeat protein, producing the protein MVTNVVRALRQGAWIAGFVATGQLALMAAVSADPVQLRFQPQRPTAAVHPIDFGANRYILTDEAFAQGVSEYLQGQPDRAVGQFGEAVRLDPQDGPAFNNRANARTAVGDSQGALADYDRAVELDPGYAFFYFNRGITRSGLGDRQGALADYDQALKIDPLNVFAYNNRGILRYKLGDRAGSLTDFDRALRLDPTYAFAYHNRSIVRSKLGDSHGAESDSQKAAELMGKSPRRRSA; encoded by the coding sequence ATGGTTACGAACGTTGTGCGGGCGCTGAGGCAGGGTGCTTGGATCGCCGGTTTTGTCGCCACTGGGCAGTTGGCGTTGATGGCTGCCGTTTCTGCCGATCCGGTTCAACTGCGGTTTCAGCCGCAGCGGCCGACGGCGGCGGTCCACCCGATCGATTTCGGAGCCAATCGCTACATCCTGACTGACGAGGCGTTTGCCCAGGGAGTAAGCGAGTATCTGCAGGGCCAGCCCGACCGGGCAGTGGGGCAATTTGGCGAAGCGGTGCGGCTCGATCCGCAGGATGGACCGGCCTTCAACAACCGGGCCAACGCCCGCACGGCTGTAGGCGATTCCCAGGGGGCGCTTGCCGACTACGACCGGGCGGTGGAACTGGATCCTGGCTACGCATTTTTCTACTTCAACCGGGGGATCACCAGGAGCGGTCTTGGGGATCGGCAAGGGGCGCTTGCCGACTACGATCAGGCCCTCAAGATCGATCCGCTCAACGTGTTTGCCTACAACAACCGGGGCATCCTCCGCTATAAACTTGGCGACCGCGCCGGGTCGCTCACCGACTTCGACCGGGCGCTCAGGCTCGATCCGACCTACGCTTTTGCCTACCACAACCGCAGTATTGTCCGCTCCAAGCTGGGCGACAGTCATGGGGCGGAGTCCGATTCGCAAAAGGCGGCGGAACTTATGGGCAAGTCGCCGCGCCGCCGGTCGGCCTAA
- a CDS encoding zf-TFIIB domain-containing protein encodes MQCPRCTDYELKTVKSDDIEVDQCPNCLGIWFDVSEMTALVEKQNLDGIKLSGKPGGMRTIVPLNCPRDGTLMDMVNDVKAADVQMDVCPTCGGRWLDGGELDRLRERGMLANLKNFFVTYILPD; translated from the coding sequence ATGCAATGTCCCCGCTGCACTGACTACGAACTGAAGACGGTCAAATCCGACGACATCGAAGTCGATCAGTGCCCCAACTGCCTCGGCATCTGGTTCGATGTGAGCGAAATGACCGCCCTGGTAGAAAAACAAAATCTAGATGGGATCAAGCTCAGCGGCAAACCGGGCGGTATGCGGACGATCGTGCCGCTCAATTGCCCGCGCGACGGCACCTTGATGGACATGGTCAACGACGTGAAGGCGGCGGACGTACAGATGGATGTCTGTCCTACCTGCGGCGGGCGCTGGCTCGACGGCGGCGAACTCGACCGCCTGCGCGAAAGGGGCATGCTCGCCAATCTCAAGAACTTTTTTGTAACCTATATCCTGCCGGATTGA
- the truA gene encoding tRNA pseudouridine(38-40) synthase TruA: protein MPVDAVGGAVEGAPARLALRVQYLGGHFFGWQWQPGQRTVQQCLEEVTERIARHPVRYHAAGRTDTGVHASGQVVHFDTHKKLAPETWVRGLNSLLPDDIAVGAAAYVSDHWHARFTALWREYRYCIHNSTVPDLFVRAHSWYYPYCPLDSEAVAAALATLPGHHDFRAFRRAGSSRPHSLVHVYTAECTREGEQIAIRVRANSFLYGMMRLLVGALAEVGSGRWSVERFAGLWQAGNREQIKYAAPPQGLCLVGVGYPDDPFKVNRIGFARCHTGQEKPGSRLGSSDLESQEE, encoded by the coding sequence GTGCCCGTGGACGCGGTGGGCGGCGCTGTAGAAGGCGCACCGGCGCGCTTGGCCCTCCGGGTGCAGTACCTGGGGGGGCATTTTTTTGGCTGGCAATGGCAGCCGGGTCAGCGCACGGTGCAGCAGTGCCTAGAAGAAGTGACCGAGCGGATTGCCCGCCATCCGGTGCGCTACCACGCGGCGGGGCGCACCGACACCGGTGTGCACGCGAGCGGCCAGGTCGTCCACTTCGACACCCACAAAAAGCTGGCCCCCGAGACCTGGGTGCGTGGTCTCAACAGCTTGCTTCCCGACGACATCGCCGTGGGGGCGGCGGCCTACGTAAGCGACCACTGGCATGCGCGCTTCACCGCGCTGTGGCGCGAGTACCGCTACTGCATCCACAACAGCACCGTGCCCGACCTGTTTGTGCGCGCCCACAGCTGGTACTACCCCTATTGCCCCCTCGACAGCGAAGCGGTGGCGGCAGCCCTGGCCACTTTGCCGGGCCACCACGATTTTCGGGCGTTTCGCCGCGCCGGCTCCAGCCGCCCCCACTCTTTGGTCCACGTCTATACCGCCGAGTGCACCCGCGAGGGGGAGCAAATCGCGATTCGGGTGCGGGCCAACAGTTTTCTGTACGGGATGATGCGCCTGTTGGTCGGAGCACTGGCCGAGGTGGGGTCGGGGCGCTGGAGTGTGGAGCGCTTCGCCGGCCTGTGGCAGGCCGGCAACCGCGAACAGATCAAGTACGCCGCCCCGCCCCAGGGGCTGTGTCTGGTGGGGGTGGGCTACCCGGACGATCCGTTCAAAGTGAACCGAATCGGTTTTGCCCGATGTCATACTGGGCAAGAAAAGCCAGGATCTAGACTGGGCAGTAGCGATTTGGAATCTCAAGAGGAGTGA
- the rplQ gene encoding 50S ribosomal protein L17 — protein sequence MRHRCRVPKLGRPADQRDALIRTLTTELLRHGRISTTLARAKVIRSEADRMITLAKDGSLAARRQATGFLYDPELVQSVFAAAQERYGSRRGGYTRILRTVARRGDNSPMAIIELV from the coding sequence ATGAGACACCGCTGCCGCGTACCGAAACTGGGCCGCCCCGCCGATCAGCGCGACGCCCTGATCCGCACCCTCACCACCGAACTGTTGCGCCACGGTCGCATCAGCACTACCCTGGCGCGCGCCAAGGTCATCCGCTCCGAGGCCGATCGGATGATCACCCTCGCCAAGGACGGCTCCCTCGCCGCCCGCCGCCAGGCGACCGGCTTTTTGTACGACCCTGAACTGGTCCAATCGGTCTTCGCCGCCGCCCAGGAGCGCTACGGTAGCCGCCGCGGCGGCTATACCCGCATCCTGCGCACGGTGGCCCGCCGTGGCGACAACTCCCCGATGGCGATCATCGAACTGGTCTAG
- a CDS encoding DNA-directed RNA polymerase subunit alpha, which yields MAQYTIECVETRTEADNGQYGKFVLEPLERGQGTTLGNALRRVLLSNLEGTAVTAVRITGVNHEFATMKGIREDVLDILLNMKELVLRSYTSDIQIGRLAVQGPKRVTAADLELPTEVQVVHPRHYIATLAEDGQLEMEFQIERGKGYRAIERGSEDGAAIDYLSIDAIFMPVRKVNWTVESARSAAGVEQDRLTLEIWTSGSLSPQEALSQAAKILVDQLRPLQEITFEPPAEPQRSAPNTVGQVPIEELQLSVRAYNCLKRAQINTVADLLEYTEEDLLEIKNFGQKSAEEVIEALQDKMGLSLPKDKPARS from the coding sequence ATGGCGCAATACACCATTGAGTGCGTAGAAACGCGGACCGAGGCCGACAACGGCCAGTACGGCAAATTTGTGCTCGAACCGCTCGAGCGGGGCCAGGGTACCACCCTGGGCAACGCCCTCCGGCGTGTGCTGCTGTCGAACCTCGAAGGCACGGCGGTGACAGCCGTGCGCATCACCGGGGTCAACCACGAATTTGCCACCATGAAGGGCATCCGCGAAGATGTCCTCGATATCCTGCTCAACATGAAGGAACTGGTGCTGCGCTCCTACACCAGCGATATTCAGATTGGCCGTCTGGCGGTGCAGGGTCCCAAGCGCGTCACCGCTGCCGATCTTGAACTGCCCACCGAAGTGCAGGTGGTGCACCCGCGCCACTACATCGCTACCCTCGCCGAAGACGGCCAGTTGGAGATGGAATTTCAGATCGAGCGGGGCAAAGGTTACCGCGCCATCGAGCGCGGCAGCGAGGATGGGGCTGCCATCGACTACCTGTCGATCGACGCGATCTTCATGCCCGTGCGCAAGGTGAACTGGACCGTCGAGAGCGCCCGCTCCGCCGCCGGTGTCGAGCAGGACCGCCTGACCCTCGAAATCTGGACGAGCGGGTCGCTCTCTCCCCAGGAGGCGCTCTCCCAGGCAGCCAAGATCCTCGTCGACCAGCTTCGGCCCCTACAGGAGATTACCTTCGAGCCCCCGGCCGAACCGCAGCGCAGCGCCCCGAACACCGTGGGCCAGGTGCCTATCGAGGAGTTGCAGCTGTCGGTGCGGGCCTACAACTGCCTGAAGCGCGCCCAGATCAATACGGTGGCCGACTTGCTCGAATACACCGAAGAAGACCTGCTTGAGATCAAAAACTTCGGCCAGAAGTCCGCCGAAGAGGTGATCGAAGCCCTGCAGGATAAGATGGGCCTCAGCCTTCCCAAAGACAAACCGGCCAGGAGTTAG
- the rpsD gene encoding 30S ribosomal protein S4, with amino-acid sequence MARYTGPVCKLCRAVGMKLYLKGIRCSSPKCAIERRNFRPGVHGQARQKLSEYAIRLKEKQKARWSYGVLEKQFRRTFSDASRATGNTGAKFLELLERRLDNVVYRLGFATSRAQARQWVNHGHFAVNGRRVSIPSYRVRPGDAITVMPNSAAFVKEALEAASLPQAPKWLEANRETLAATVKALPEREDIDTPVQELLIVEFYSR; translated from the coding sequence ATGGCTCGCTATACCGGTCCCGTCTGCAAGCTTTGCCGCGCCGTCGGCATGAAGCTCTACCTCAAGGGCATTCGCTGCTCCTCGCCCAAGTGCGCCATCGAACGGCGCAATTTCCGTCCCGGCGTGCACGGCCAGGCGCGCCAGAAACTCAGCGAATACGCCATCCGCCTCAAAGAAAAGCAAAAAGCGCGCTGGAGCTACGGCGTGCTCGAAAAGCAGTTTCGCCGCACCTTCTCCGATGCCAGCCGCGCCACGGGCAACACCGGTGCCAAGTTTCTGGAATTGCTCGAGAGGCGTCTCGACAATGTCGTCTACCGCCTCGGTTTTGCCACCTCCCGCGCCCAGGCGCGCCAGTGGGTCAACCACGGCCACTTCGCCGTCAACGGCCGACGCGTCTCGATCCCGAGCTATCGGGTTCGTCCGGGGGATGCGATTACCGTCATGCCCAACTCGGCCGCCTTTGTCAAAGAAGCCCTCGAAGCGGCCAGCCTGCCCCAGGCACCCAAGTGGCTCGAAGCCAACCGCGAGACCCTCGCTGCCACGGTGAAGGCCCTTCCCGAGCGCGAGGACATCGACACGCCGGTCCAGGAACTGTTGATTGTTGAGTTTTACTCCCGCTAG
- the rpsK gene encoding 30S ribosomal protein S11, whose amino-acid sequence MAKPTRGGQKKKVRRNVPSGVAHIQSTFNNTIVTISDTVGDVISWASAGSSGFKGAKKGTPFAAQQAAESAGRRAIDSGMRQCEVMVSGPGAGRETAIRALQAVGLEITLIRDVTPIPHNGCRPPKRRRV is encoded by the coding sequence ATGGCGAAACCAACCCGTGGCGGGCAGAAAAAGAAAGTTCGGCGCAATGTGCCGAGTGGTGTGGCCCACATTCAATCTACGTTTAACAACACGATCGTCACCATTTCCGACACCGTCGGCGATGTTATTTCCTGGGCGTCCGCCGGCTCCAGCGGCTTCAAAGGCGCCAAGAAGGGCACCCCCTTCGCTGCCCAGCAGGCGGCCGAATCGGCCGGCCGCCGGGCTATCGACTCGGGAATGCGTCAGTGCGAGGTGATGGTCAGCGGTCCCGGCGCAGGTCGGGAGACGGCTATCCGGGCTTTGCAGGCGGTGGGGCTTGAGATCACCCTCATCCGCGACGTCACTCCAATTCCCCACAACGGCTGCCGCCCGCCCAAGCGCCGCCGCGTCTAG
- the rpsM gene encoding 30S ribosomal protein S13, translating into MARIAGVDIPREKRVEIALTYIFGIGPSRATQILLSTGINPNLRVRELTDAQVSLLREEIEQKYQVEGDLRRFENINIKRLMDIGCLRGRRHRLGLPVRGQRTRTNARTRRGGRKTVAGKKKAAAKK; encoded by the coding sequence ATGGCGCGTATTGCAGGCGTAGACATCCCCCGGGAAAAACGGGTCGAAATAGCCCTCACCTACATCTTTGGGATTGGCCCCTCCAGAGCCACCCAAATTTTGCTGTCCACCGGCATCAATCCCAACCTGCGCGTGCGCGAGTTGACCGACGCCCAGGTCAGCCTCCTGCGCGAGGAAATCGAACAAAAGTATCAGGTCGAAGGCGATCTGCGTCGCTTCGAGAACATCAACATCAAGCGCCTGATGGACATCGGCTGCCTGCGCGGCCGTCGCCACCGCCTGGGTTTGCCCGTGCGCGGCCAGCGCACCCGCACCAACGCCCGTACCCGTCGAGGCGGGCGCAAGACCGTGGCCGGCAAGAAAAAAGCCGCCGCCAAGAAGTAA
- the rpmJ gene encoding 50S ribosomal protein L36, whose amino-acid sequence MKVRASVKPICEKCRVIRRKGRVMVICENPKHKQRQG is encoded by the coding sequence ATGAAAGTCCGTGCGTCCGTCAAACCGATATGTGAGAAGTGCCGGGTGATCCGCCGCAAGGGGCGGGTCATGGTCATCTGCGAAAACCCCAAGCACAAGCAGCGGCAGGGCTAG
- a CDS encoding tetratricopeptide repeat protein: MPRGFGKPPRRDNRPSTAMAQAAELLDLGLVLHRQGRLAEAIVRYGQALDFQADYVEAHFALALALQARGEGEEAIHHFQRAIELRSYYTDAHFALGTALQEQQDFEGALGCYQRTLAIEPEYVKAHNNLGAVQRELGDLDGAIASYRRALALESGYVEAHNNLGVALRERGQLEEAALCFKRAFQLQPDFAEAYYNLGLLLHAQQKLAEAIAVYRTALIIKGDLVEARVNLAHALQGMGQGEAAIEEHRRAVELAPALAEAQCGLGNALRDAGRLAEAAECYAEALRLKPDYAEARHYLAAVGAAPTPATTDPEYVAALFDEYAERFDRHLTGELAYRAPELLVGAIQAVTPHSAGLLNVLDLGCGTGLCGPLLRPLAQRLVGMDLSAKMLSKAYARGVYDDLAVGEMTEWLGRHHDAFDLIVAADVFTYVGDLAAVFAAAALTLVPGGVLAFSVEAGEAGYTLLPNGRYAHALDYVQKQAAAAALVAVSAERAILRTERGRAVEGWIVVLRSLR, translated from the coding sequence ATGCCCCGAGGTTTTGGCAAACCCCCCCGCCGCGACAATCGACCGTCCACGGCCATGGCCCAGGCTGCGGAGCTGCTCGATCTGGGGCTGGTTCTACACCGGCAGGGACGCCTGGCCGAAGCGATCGTCCGCTACGGCCAGGCGCTCGACTTTCAGGCCGATTACGTCGAGGCCCACTTTGCCCTCGCGCTTGCCCTGCAGGCGCGAGGCGAAGGCGAAGAAGCCATTCACCATTTTCAGCGCGCCATCGAGCTGCGTAGCTACTATACCGACGCCCACTTCGCCCTGGGGACCGCCCTGCAGGAGCAGCAGGACTTCGAAGGGGCGCTCGGTTGCTACCAGCGCACCCTCGCCATCGAGCCCGAGTACGTCAAAGCCCACAACAATCTCGGGGCGGTCCAGCGCGAATTGGGGGATCTCGATGGCGCGATCGCCTCCTACCGGCGGGCGTTGGCCCTTGAGTCAGGTTATGTCGAGGCTCACAACAATCTCGGGGTGGCCCTGCGCGAGCGCGGCCAATTAGAAGAAGCCGCCCTTTGCTTTAAGCGGGCTTTCCAGCTGCAACCCGATTTTGCCGAGGCTTACTACAACCTCGGTCTGCTCCTGCACGCCCAGCAAAAACTTGCCGAGGCGATCGCCGTCTACCGCACCGCCCTGATTATCAAAGGCGACCTGGTGGAGGCGCGCGTCAACCTGGCCCACGCCCTGCAGGGCATGGGCCAGGGTGAAGCGGCCATCGAGGAGCACCGCCGGGCAGTCGAACTGGCACCGGCGCTGGCCGAAGCCCAGTGCGGGCTGGGTAACGCCCTGCGCGACGCGGGTCGGCTGGCCGAAGCCGCCGAGTGCTACGCCGAAGCGTTGCGCCTCAAACCCGATTACGCCGAGGCCCGCCATTACCTGGCGGCGGTGGGCGCCGCTCCCACTCCGGCCACGACCGACCCGGAGTACGTGGCGGCTCTTTTTGATGAGTACGCCGAGCGCTTCGACCGGCACTTGACCGGAGAACTGGCCTACCGGGCGCCCGAACTGCTCGTGGGGGCTATCCAAGCCGTTACCCCCCACAGCGCGGGGCTCTTGAACGTCCTTGATCTCGGCTGCGGCACCGGGCTTTGCGGCCCGCTTTTGCGGCCTCTGGCCCAGCGGCTGGTGGGGATGGATCTCTCGGCCAAGATGCTTAGCAAAGCATACGCGCGCGGCGTCTACGACGATCTGGCGGTGGGCGAGATGACCGAGTGGCTGGGGCGGCACCACGACGCCTTTGACTTGATCGTCGCGGCGGATGTGTTCACCTACGTGGGCGACCTGGCCGCCGTGTTCGCCGCTGCGGCCCTCACCCTGGTGCCGGGGGGCGTGCTCGCTTTTTCCGTCGAAGCGGGCGAAGCGGGCTACACCCTGCTCCCCAACGGCCGCTACGCCCATGCCCTCGATTATGTGCAAAAGCAGGCCGCCGCTGCCGCTCTGGTGGCGGTGAGCGCCGAGCGCGCCATTCTGCGCACCGAGCGCGGCCGGGCGGTCGAAGGCTGGATCGTCGTGCTGCGCAGCCTGCGCTGA
- the clpB gene encoding ATP-dependent chaperone ClpB, with product MQPNNPNQFTEKAWDAIVRTTEVAKEYRQQQLESEHLFKALLDQDGGLAGSIFTKAGVNLAKLGERVEQFINRQPKLTNPGQSVYLGRSLDALLDRAEGFRKEYGDDFISIEHLVLAFAKDVRFGQQILREFSLDEAKLKAVVAQVRGNQKVTSQNPESTYESLDKYGRDLTQLARDGKLDPVIGRDEEIRRTIQILSRRTKNNPVLIGEPGVGKTAIAEGLAQRIVSGDVPESLQGRKLIALDMGALIAGSKYRGEFEERLKAVLNEVTKSEGQIVLFIDEIHTVVGAGATQGAMDAGNLLKPMLARGELRCIGATTLDEYRKYIEKDAALERRFQQVYVDQPTVEDTISILRGLKERYEVHHGVRISDSALVAAAVLSHRYISDRFLPDKAIDLMDEAAAKLKMEITSKPEALDEVDRKILQLEMERLSLAKESDAASRDRLERLEKELADLKEEQRSLNAQWQAEKDIIDQVQAIKEEIDQLNVQIQQAERDYDLNRAAELKYGKLSELQKRLDAADKQLSETQTSGRSLLREEVTEEDIAEIISKWTGIPVSKLVASEREKLLHLEDELHKRVVGQEEAVRIVSEAIQRSRAGLSDPNRPIASFIFLGPTGVGKTELAKALASFLFDDENAMVRIDMSEYMEKHSVSRLIGAPPGYVGYDEGGQLTEAVRRRPYAVVLFDEIEKAHNDVFNVLLQVLDDGRITDSQGRTIDFKNAVIIMTSNIGSDAILRLGGNDAYYEQMREEVMRAMQAHFRPEFLNRVDDIIIFRNLRRDQLAAIVKLQIARLEKRLAERKIALKLSEAAIDYIVEVGYDPVYGARPLKRAIQNELANPLARGLLKGDFNDGDTIFVDIENERPVFRRLSAMPVV from the coding sequence ATGCAGCCCAACAACCCGAACCAGTTCACCGAGAAGGCCTGGGATGCGATCGTCCGCACCACCGAGGTGGCCAAGGAGTACCGCCAGCAGCAGCTGGAGAGCGAACACCTGTTTAAGGCGCTCCTGGATCAAGACGGGGGGTTGGCCGGTTCGATTTTTACCAAAGCGGGTGTGAACCTGGCGAAGCTTGGCGAACGGGTCGAACAATTTATCAACCGCCAGCCCAAACTCACCAACCCCGGCCAGAGCGTCTACCTCGGCCGCAGCCTCGACGCACTATTGGATCGCGCCGAGGGTTTCCGCAAAGAGTACGGCGACGATTTTATTTCGATCGAGCACCTGGTGCTGGCCTTCGCCAAGGACGTGCGCTTCGGACAGCAGATTCTGCGCGAATTCAGCCTCGATGAAGCGAAGCTCAAAGCGGTCGTGGCCCAGGTGCGCGGCAACCAGAAGGTGACCAGCCAGAATCCTGAAAGCACCTACGAGTCGCTCGATAAATACGGCCGGGATCTGACCCAACTGGCCCGCGACGGCAAGCTCGATCCGGTGATCGGCCGCGACGAGGAGATTCGCCGCACCATCCAGATTCTCTCGCGCCGCACCAAAAATAACCCCGTCCTGATTGGCGAACCCGGCGTGGGCAAGACGGCCATCGCCGAGGGGCTTGCCCAGCGCATCGTCAGCGGCGATGTGCCCGAGTCGCTCCAGGGCCGCAAGCTGATCGCCCTCGATATGGGAGCCCTGATTGCCGGGTCCAAGTACCGCGGCGAATTTGAAGAGCGGCTCAAGGCGGTCCTCAACGAGGTGACCAAGTCCGAGGGGCAGATCGTCCTTTTTATCGACGAAATTCACACGGTCGTGGGCGCGGGTGCCACCCAGGGCGCCATGGACGCGGGCAATTTGCTCAAACCGATGCTGGCGCGCGGCGAACTGCGCTGCATCGGGGCGACGACCCTCGATGAATACCGCAAATACATCGAAAAGGACGCCGCCCTGGAGCGCCGCTTCCAGCAGGTCTACGTCGATCAACCCACAGTCGAGGACACCATTTCGATTCTGCGCGGACTCAAGGAGCGCTACGAAGTCCACCACGGCGTGCGCATCTCCGACAGCGCCCTGGTGGCGGCGGCGGTGCTCTCCCACCGCTATATCAGCGACCGCTTTTTGCCCGATAAGGCGATCGACTTGATGGACGAGGCGGCAGCCAAGCTCAAGATGGAGATCACCTCCAAGCCCGAGGCCCTCGACGAGGTCGACCGCAAGATCCTGCAGCTGGAGATGGAGCGGCTGTCGCTCGCTAAGGAGTCCGACGCCGCCTCGCGCGATCGTCTGGAGCGGCTTGAAAAAGAACTGGCCGATCTTAAAGAAGAGCAGCGCTCCCTCAACGCCCAGTGGCAGGCCGAGAAGGACATCATCGACCAGGTCCAGGCCATCAAAGAAGAAATTGACCAGCTCAACGTCCAGATCCAGCAGGCCGAACGCGACTACGACCTCAACCGCGCCGCCGAACTGAAATACGGCAAACTGTCCGAACTGCAAAAGCGCCTCGACGCGGCCGACAAACAACTGAGCGAGACCCAGACCAGTGGCCGGTCGCTGTTGCGCGAGGAGGTCACCGAGGAGGACATCGCCGAGATCATCTCCAAATGGACCGGTATCCCGGTGAGCAAACTGGTGGCAAGCGAGCGCGAGAAGCTGTTGCACCTTGAAGACGAGTTGCACAAACGGGTGGTGGGGCAGGAGGAAGCGGTGCGGATTGTCTCTGAAGCCATCCAGCGATCGCGCGCCGGACTTTCGGACCCGAACCGGCCGATCGCGAGCTTTATTTTTCTGGGACCCACCGGCGTGGGCAAGACCGAGCTTGCCAAGGCACTCGCGTCGTTTTTGTTCGACGACGAGAATGCGATGGTGCGCATCGATATGTCCGAGTACATGGAGAAGCACAGCGTCTCGCGGCTGATTGGCGCCCCCCCGGGTTACGTAGGCTACGACGAAGGCGGCCAGCTCACCGAGGCGGTGCGCCGCCGGCCCTACGCGGTGGTGCTCTTTGATGAGATCGAAAAAGCCCACAACGACGTCTTCAATGTGCTGTTGCAGGTGCTCGACGACGGGCGGATCACCGATTCGCAGGGCCGGACGATCGATTTCAAAAACGCAGTGATCATCATGACCAGCAATATCGGCTCCGATGCGATCTTGCGCCTGGGCGGCAACGACGCCTACTACGAGCAGATGCGCGAGGAGGTGATGCGCGCCATGCAGGCCCACTTCCGGCCAGAATTTCTCAACCGCGTCGATGACATCATCATCTTCCGCAACCTGCGCCGCGATCAGCTCGCCGCCATCGTCAAGCTGCAGATCGCACGGCTGGAGAAGCGTCTAGCCGAGCGCAAGATTGCCCTCAAGCTCAGTGAGGCCGCCATCGACTACATCGTCGAGGTGGGCTACGACCCGGTCTACGGTGCGCGCCCCCTCAAGCGGGCTATCCAGAACGAACTGGCCAACCCGCTCGCCCGGGGATTGCTCAAGGGCGATTTTAACGACGGCGACACCATCTTTGTCGACATCGAGAACGAAAGACCCGTCTTCCGCCGCCTCAGCGCCATGCCGGTTGTCTAG
- a CDS encoding DUF29 domain-containing protein yields the protein MNTGWQSQHRRARSYEGDFHAWTVEQAAALKARQWDRLDIENLAEEIASLGRAERRELESRLAVLIAHLLKWQFQNERRSNSWQATIDEQRDQIAGLLTEQPSLQPYLDAAFAKAWRSGVRLAVRDTNLPYGHFPADCPYAPAEALSLEFFSDASTEPDGD from the coding sequence ATGAACACCGGTTGGCAATCCCAACACCGGCGAGCGCGCTCCTACGAGGGCGACTTTCACGCCTGGACCGTCGAGCAAGCCGCCGCGCTGAAGGCCCGGCAGTGGGATCGCTTGGATATCGAAAATTTGGCGGAGGAGATCGCATCTTTGGGCAGGGCAGAGCGCCGTGAACTGGAAAGTCGGCTGGCGGTCTTGATCGCTCACCTGCTCAAATGGCAATTCCAGAACGAGCGCCGCAGCAATTCCTGGCAGGCGACCATCGACGAGCAGCGCGACCAAATTGCCGGACTGCTCACCGAGCAGCCGAGCCTGCAACCCTACCTGGACGCAGCGTTCGCTAAAGCCTGGCGCTCCGGGGTGAGACTGGCGGTCCGAGACACCAACTTGCCCTACGGCCACTTCCCGGCCGACTGCCCTTACGCGCCGGCAGAAGCGTTAAGTCTGGAGTTTTTCTCGGACGCATCGACGGAACCCGACGGCGACTAG